From the genome of Bacteroides sp., one region includes:
- a CDS encoding protein-L-isoaspartate(D-aspartate) O-methyltransferase, which translates to MYRRKIFLFVFLTMLVSVSFQRSQDPYAIARMQMVEAQIKGRGIRHRGTLEAMERVPRHLFVPADQRPNAYADRPLPIGYGQTISQPFMVGYMTQIIDPQHHFKVLEIGTGSGYQAAILAEMVEQVYTIEIIPELGKSAGRLLNELYNNVSIKIADGYFGWEDNGPFDAIVVTAASGTIPPPLIEQLKDGGKMVIPVGSPYLTQQLMLIEKKKRGYTTRSLMPVRFVPFRRSE; encoded by the coding sequence ATGTACAGGAGAAAAATCTTTTTGTTTGTCTTTTTGACCATGCTGGTGTCGGTTTCTTTCCAGAGAAGCCAGGATCCTTATGCAATAGCCCGCATGCAAATGGTTGAAGCACAGATTAAAGGCAGGGGTATCCGTCATAGGGGCACCCTTGAGGCTATGGAACGTGTTCCTCGCCACCTTTTTGTCCCTGCCGATCAGCGACCAAATGCCTATGCCGACAGGCCCCTGCCCATTGGATACGGACAAACGATTTCCCAACCCTTCATGGTGGGGTATATGACCCAGATCATTGACCCCCAACACCATTTCAAAGTACTTGAAATTGGAACAGGTTCGGGTTACCAGGCTGCGATACTGGCCGAAATGGTCGAGCAAGTGTATACCATTGAGATCATTCCTGAGTTGGGCAAGTCAGCTGGGCGGCTTTTGAATGAGTTATACAACAATGTCAGCATCAAGATTGCCGATGGATATTTCGGATGGGAAGACAACGGTCCTTTTGATGCAATCGTTGTTACGGCTGCTTCCGGAACCATCCCTCCGCCTCTCATTGAGCAGTTGAAGGATGGAGGAAAAATGGTCATCCCTGTGGGCTCACCTTATTTGACCCAGCAATTAATGCTTATCGAAAAGAAAAAACGGGGATACACCACCAGAAGCCTTATGCCGGTGCGTTTTGTACCCTTCAGAAGGAGTGAATAA
- a CDS encoding TonB-dependent receptor plug domain-containing protein → MMISRRFLILFSLLFIFFQGFSQVSTRTRSVLENLQRYTLEYPQQKVFLHLDRKEYVAGENIWFKAYLVQAGSHIPDSSSTSLNVELFNVNGQAVALHLVRMQDGLGYGQISLPDSLPEGNYKLRSYTNWMQNFPELLFFEQDIFVHNPMEQNFIRRADIRRNRNFNEELEEKKEEVQLGLFPEGGQFVAGVENRVAFFAADGTGSPLQATGKVMDADGQILGSFKTNELGMGLFALSPLNGQTYKVELEVPGKGVKMFSFPEVVQQAYALRVDADAEEVSVQVRAGFDPATFNLPADVFIIAQSGGKAHFIEEGKLLDGQFSTTFSTSRLPTGVTQITAFDAVATPVAERLIFVDHNDHLQPDLDLNRVRVGNENGLQVDFRLDFVEGSGEWAHLSLAVEGSENPFYVPAPNILTELLLRNDLSINLPNLQALFPGQGNSAEKLDLIMMTHGWRRFHWKDILSGEFAQPQYTKPQGQVLSGQLTSMNTDQIPSAVLLEIAIVQEGRDVYSTQTDEKGFFKLEGLDYNGYYTAEFRLPNESRPRGFRLRVDGTETATRTFSMNSFTRPVSVLQRGENWERVSNPNVFAVASKAREIAQETQSIYGTPDQTIYMDDVSVNYSNVLEVFRGKATGVTFVGNQIRIRGEGSINSSNEPLFMMDGVVVTPEVLLNLRPTELDRIEILKGPSTAIFGARGANGVIIAYSRRGATQGPQFQYNLLGFATPREFFNSRIHLDYKKERGITHTLFWEPGIMPDERGRFGMGFPIREQWKHARVIVQGIHSSGKLIWSEVNLNY, encoded by the coding sequence ATGATGATCTCCCGTCGTTTTTTGATTTTATTCAGCCTGTTGTTCATTTTTTTTCAGGGCTTTTCCCAGGTAAGCACCCGCACAAGAAGTGTGCTTGAAAATCTCCAGAGATATACCCTGGAATATCCACAGCAAAAGGTCTTCCTGCATCTTGATCGCAAGGAATATGTTGCGGGTGAGAACATCTGGTTCAAAGCCTATTTGGTCCAGGCTGGTTCTCACATCCCTGATTCTTCGAGCACCAGCCTGAATGTTGAACTGTTTAATGTGAACGGTCAGGCTGTTGCCTTGCACCTGGTGAGGATGCAGGACGGTTTGGGGTATGGGCAAATCTCCCTCCCCGATTCCTTGCCTGAAGGCAATTATAAACTCAGATCCTACACCAATTGGATGCAGAACTTCCCGGAGTTATTATTTTTTGAGCAAGATATTTTTGTTCATAATCCAATGGAGCAAAATTTCATCCGGCGTGCAGACATCCGGCGAAACCGCAATTTCAATGAAGAACTGGAAGAAAAAAAGGAGGAAGTGCAACTTGGTTTGTTTCCTGAAGGGGGACAATTTGTTGCCGGCGTTGAAAACCGGGTAGCTTTCTTTGCTGCCGATGGGACAGGCTCTCCCTTGCAAGCCACGGGGAAAGTGATGGATGCGGATGGACAAATTTTGGGTTCCTTCAAAACCAATGAATTAGGAATGGGTTTGTTTGCGCTTAGCCCCCTAAACGGACAAACTTACAAGGTAGAGTTGGAGGTACCTGGCAAAGGCGTAAAAATGTTTTCTTTTCCCGAAGTGGTTCAGCAGGCTTATGCCCTAAGGGTTGATGCCGATGCTGAAGAGGTCTCGGTTCAAGTCCGGGCAGGATTTGACCCAGCGACCTTCAATTTGCCTGCCGACGTTTTTATCATTGCACAATCTGGCGGGAAAGCCCATTTTATTGAAGAAGGCAAATTACTTGACGGACAATTCAGCACAACCTTCTCAACCAGTCGCTTGCCCACAGGAGTAACCCAGATTACAGCTTTTGATGCAGTGGCTACCCCTGTGGCCGAACGCTTAATTTTTGTGGATCACAACGACCATTTGCAACCTGATCTTGACCTGAACAGGGTTCGGGTGGGTAACGAAAATGGCCTCCAGGTTGATTTTAGACTGGATTTTGTTGAAGGTAGCGGGGAATGGGCTCACCTGTCCCTGGCAGTGGAAGGCTCAGAAAATCCCTTTTATGTGCCTGCCCCCAATATCCTTACCGAGTTATTGCTTAGAAATGACCTATCCATCAACCTTCCCAACCTTCAGGCATTATTCCCGGGTCAGGGCAATTCAGCTGAAAAGCTTGACCTGATTATGATGACACACGGATGGCGCCGTTTTCATTGGAAGGATATTCTGAGTGGTGAATTTGCCCAACCGCAATACACCAAACCACAGGGACAGGTTCTGTCTGGCCAGTTGACATCTATGAATACCGACCAGATTCCCTCCGCGGTACTCCTTGAGATTGCCATTGTGCAGGAAGGCCGTGATGTTTATTCAACGCAAACCGACGAAAAAGGGTTCTTTAAGTTGGAAGGCCTGGATTACAATGGTTATTATACAGCTGAATTCAGGCTGCCCAATGAAAGTCGCCCCCGGGGCTTCAGGCTAAGGGTGGATGGAACTGAAACGGCTACCCGTACTTTCTCTATGAATTCCTTTACCCGACCCGTATCGGTACTGCAGCGAGGCGAAAACTGGGAAAGGGTTTCCAATCCCAATGTGTTTGCCGTGGCTTCCAAAGCCAGGGAAATTGCCCAGGAAACTCAAAGCATTTATGGAACCCCCGACCAGACTATATACATGGATGACGTTTCTGTGAACTACTCTAATGTGCTTGAAGTCTTCAGGGGAAAGGCAACGGGAGTCACTTTTGTTGGCAACCAGATCAGAATTAGGGGTGAAGGAAGCATTAATTCAAGCAATGAACCTCTTTTCATGATGGACGGTGTGGTGGTCACCCCTGAGGTATTGTTGAATTTGAGGCCCACTGAACTAGACCGTATTGAGATCCTCAAAGGCCCCAGTACAGCCATCTTTGGAGCCCGTGGTGCTAATGGCGTCATCATTGCCTATTCCAGAAGAGGCGCAACCCAAGGCCCCCAGTTTCAGTACAACCTGCTTGGGTTTGCCACGCCCAGAGAGTTCTTTAATTCACGCATCCATCTTGATTACAAAAAAGAAAGGGGTATTACGCACACACTTTTTTGGGAGCCTGGAATCATGCCTGATGAACGAGGTCGTTTCGGAATGGGCTTTCCAATCAGGGAACAATGGAAACATGCCAGGGTTATCGTGCAGGGCATTCATAGTAGTGGGAAACTGATCTGGTCTGAGGTGAATCTCAATTATTAA
- a CDS encoding TonB-dependent receptor plug domain-containing protein: MRSLIYLINLAVLTGLFLPQQAMAEGPLIPSGYEAYTPYQVINGFYESFPQQKAYIDTDKTNYLAGEVVWLKAYVVSAKTHVPDTSTTNLFVELISARNEVVDFMILRLNNGFSSGYIQLPDSLKGGSYQLKAYTNWMNNFDKDFIFLREIYVHNPDEPNYITRAEIRQNTRFNADLEEKKEHMQFAFFPEGGNLVAGLENRLAFKAADALGAGQEAKGTLLDDQGRKVLEFVTDHDGMGAFTFTPNAALSYTAQVEFGNGQTLFSPLPAALTQGYLLRVDSDPGNIQIQVNANFDPNSLNMSSELLLLGHTRGQVCYMGKADPKNGSFQTVVPAERFPEGIAHFTLFDPNDTPVAERLVFVRRSLDSEDTPEVDYELSSGDSLVVVDLLFDTASDLSPSEASYSLSVVEKFGSLPENGQNIATYLLLSSDFGSTLSDPWYYFAEDTPERRQDLDLLMLTHGWRRFVWKDLLDGKKPEILFKELHGLTLAGQVKPVSSARETGELNVEVSVGYTDDRKTLRTKTDNQGFFAFTGLNYEGDFSALLSVERDRRGRIYKVNLFGSTRETTSYVKGPGTRPYETLERGPDWERRDRPGFFSRLFNRPSTGEEMSSPSMFGAPDQVIYMEDLNVNYTNVFDIIRDRVTGLRVINGEITLRGPSSIRLSNEPIFFVDEVQVNANSFLSISVSEIERIEVLRGPSTAILGSRGANGALLIYTRRAEHQHQFSYEYQLRGYHVTRDFFISRISTSKYFDQEVPRTILWVPNLVPDSYGRVRVRIPYSEDPDKLHFRLEGVDRLGQINFLQF; encoded by the coding sequence ATGCGATCGTTAATATACTTAATCAACCTTGCCGTTTTAACAGGATTGTTTTTGCCGCAGCAGGCCATGGCTGAAGGGCCCTTAATCCCTTCTGGTTATGAAGCCTACACCCCATATCAGGTTATCAATGGTTTTTATGAGTCATTTCCTCAGCAGAAGGCTTACATCGACACCGATAAAACGAACTACCTGGCCGGGGAGGTCGTTTGGTTGAAGGCCTATGTTGTTTCGGCCAAAACCCATGTGCCCGATACTTCAACCACCAATCTTTTCGTTGAGTTGATCAGTGCCCGCAATGAGGTCGTTGATTTTATGATACTCCGCTTGAATAATGGCTTTTCAAGTGGTTATATCCAATTGCCCGATTCCCTGAAGGGTGGGAGTTACCAGTTGAAAGCATACACCAATTGGATGAATAATTTTGATAAGGATTTTATTTTTCTCAGGGAGATTTATGTTCATAATCCTGATGAACCCAATTATATCACCAGGGCTGAGATCCGTCAGAACACCCGTTTCAACGCTGACCTTGAAGAAAAAAAGGAACACATGCAGTTTGCCTTTTTCCCCGAAGGAGGCAACCTGGTGGCCGGACTTGAAAACCGCCTGGCTTTTAAAGCCGCAGATGCCCTGGGGGCAGGGCAGGAGGCCAAAGGTACCCTGCTTGACGATCAGGGCAGGAAGGTGCTTGAGTTTGTCACAGACCACGATGGCATGGGGGCTTTCACTTTTACCCCCAATGCAGCTCTATCATATACGGCCCAGGTTGAGTTTGGTAATGGGCAAACGCTTTTCTCACCCTTACCAGCAGCATTAACCCAGGGCTACTTGTTGCGTGTCGATTCTGACCCTGGGAATATTCAGATTCAGGTGAATGCAAATTTTGATCCAAATAGTCTGAATATGTCCTCCGAGCTTCTGCTACTTGGACATACCCGTGGGCAAGTTTGCTATATGGGAAAGGCGGATCCCAAAAACGGAAGCTTCCAGACGGTAGTTCCCGCAGAACGTTTTCCTGAAGGCATTGCTCACTTTACCCTCTTTGACCCCAACGATACCCCCGTGGCCGAAAGGCTTGTATTCGTCAGGAGATCCCTGGATTCGGAAGATACTCCTGAAGTCGATTACGAGCTCAGTTCGGGTGACAGTCTTGTCGTTGTAGATTTGCTGTTTGACACTGCAAGCGACCTTTCCCCATCCGAGGCCAGCTATTCGTTATCGGTAGTTGAAAAGTTTGGATCCCTTCCTGAAAATGGGCAGAATATTGCTACCTATCTGTTGCTTTCAAGTGACTTTGGTTCCACCCTTTCCGATCCCTGGTATTATTTTGCAGAAGATACCCCCGAAAGGAGGCAGGATCTTGATTTGCTGATGCTGACACACGGCTGGAGAAGGTTTGTTTGGAAAGACCTCCTGGATGGTAAAAAACCCGAGATACTTTTTAAAGAATTGCATGGCCTTACCCTGGCTGGACAGGTTAAACCAGTTTCCTCCGCCAGAGAAACAGGTGAACTCAACGTGGAAGTTTCAGTGGGATACACCGACGACCGTAAAACCCTCAGAACGAAAACGGACAACCAGGGATTTTTTGCCTTTACCGGTCTGAATTATGAGGGAGACTTTTCGGCGCTTCTCTCTGTGGAACGAGACCGTAGGGGCCGTATTTACAAAGTAAATCTTTTCGGGAGTACCCGTGAAACCACATCCTATGTGAAAGGGCCCGGCACCCGGCCTTACGAAACCCTTGAAAGAGGCCCTGATTGGGAACGCCGTGATCGCCCTGGATTCTTCAGCCGTCTTTTCAACCGCCCAAGCACCGGTGAAGAAATGAGCAGTCCCAGTATGTTTGGGGCGCCCGATCAGGTGATTTACATGGAAGACCTCAACGTAAATTATACCAATGTTTTCGATATCATTCGTGACCGGGTGACAGGCCTGAGGGTTATCAATGGGGAAATCACCCTGAGGGGCCCTTCCAGCATCAGGCTGAGTAATGAACCTATATTCTTTGTTGATGAGGTCCAGGTCAACGCCAATAGCTTCCTTTCCATTTCTGTTTCTGAAATTGAAAGAATCGAAGTGCTTCGTGGACCCAGCACGGCTATACTCGGCAGCCGGGGAGCCAATGGCGCCCTTTTAATCTACACCCGCAGGGCTGAACATCAGCACCAATTCTCCTATGAATACCAACTTAGGGGATATCACGTTACCCGCGATTTCTTTATTTCCAGGATTTCTACCAGCAAATACTTCGATCAGGAAGTCCCCCGTACGATTTTATGGGTGCCCAACCTGGTCCCTGATTCTTACGGACGTGTCAGGGTAAGGATACCTTATTCTGAGGATCCTGATAAATTGCATTTTAGGCTTGAGGGGGTGGATCGTCTTGGGCAAATCAATTTTCTGCAATTCTGA
- the serC gene encoding 3-phosphoserine/phosphohydroxythreonine transaminase encodes MKKHNFSAGPSVLAREVIENTAKAVLDFNGSGLSIMEISHRSKDFQAVMDEAVALFKELLNIPEGYHVLFLGGGASMQFNMVPFNLLSKKAAYLETGVWAKKAIKEAKLFGEAEVVASSADKNFTYIPKGWKIPADADYFHITTNNTIYGTEITEDFDSPVPLVADMSSDIFSRPIDVSKYALIYGGAQKNLGPAGVTFVIIREDILGQVERVTPTMLNYKTHIDNGSMFNTPPCLPIYTCLETLRWLKKLGGVKVMQKMNHEKAQLLYDEIERNPMFVGTAEKDSRSVMNICFVFKPEYEELQAEFLAFTGQRGMSGLKGHRSVGGFRASTYNALARESVEALVQAMQDFEKIHAK; translated from the coding sequence ATGAAGAAGCATAATTTTAGCGCAGGACCCTCCGTATTGGCAAGGGAAGTGATTGAAAACACTGCAAAAGCTGTTCTTGACTTTAATGGAAGCGGGTTGTCCATTATGGAAATTTCCCATAGGAGCAAAGATTTTCAGGCTGTTATGGACGAAGCTGTAGCCTTATTCAAGGAGTTGCTGAATATCCCCGAAGGTTACCACGTGCTATTTTTGGGCGGCGGCGCCAGCATGCAATTCAACATGGTGCCCTTTAACCTGCTGAGCAAAAAAGCCGCTTATCTCGAAACCGGCGTTTGGGCCAAAAAAGCCATCAAAGAAGCCAAACTCTTCGGCGAAGCAGAGGTTGTTGCTTCTTCCGCTGATAAAAACTTCACTTATATTCCCAAGGGATGGAAGATCCCGGCTGACGCCGATTATTTTCACATCACCACCAACAACACGATTTATGGAACTGAGATCACCGAAGATTTTGACAGCCCGGTGCCACTGGTGGCCGATATGTCGTCCGACATCTTCAGTCGTCCGATTGATGTATCAAAGTATGCCCTGATTTATGGGGGTGCCCAGAAAAACCTCGGACCTGCTGGGGTTACCTTCGTCATCATTCGTGAAGACATCCTGGGCCAGGTCGAGCGTGTGACCCCCACCATGCTTAACTACAAAACCCACATTGACAACGGCAGTATGTTCAATACTCCGCCCTGCTTGCCCATATACACCTGCCTGGAAACCCTTCGTTGGCTCAAGAAACTGGGTGGCGTTAAGGTGATGCAGAAAATGAATCATGAAAAAGCCCAGCTGTTGTATGACGAGATTGAACGCAACCCCATGTTTGTCGGTACGGCTGAAAAAGATAGCCGTTCGGTGATGAACATCTGCTTCGTATTCAAGCCCGAATACGAAGAACTCCAGGCCGAGTTTCTGGCATTTACCGGCCAGCGGGGTATGAGTGGTCTGAAAGGCCACCGCTCGGTAGGGGGCTTCAGGGCTTCCACTTATAATGCCTTGGCTCGCGAGAGCGTCGAGGCCCTCGTCCAGGCTATGCAGGATTTCGAAAAAATCCACGCGAAGTAA
- a CDS encoding 3-phosphoglycerate dehydrogenase, which translates to MKKVLVATEKPFAPVAVNGIKSVLDETGYELILLEKYTSVDQLKEAAAKADAMIIRSDKATREVIEAAPSIKIIVRAGAGYDNIDLQACTDKGVVAMNTPGQNSNAVAELAFGMMLYAIRNGFNGASGTELRGKTLGIHAYGNVGKYVAIIAKGFGMKIYAFDPFVKKEDIEKDGVNAVNTIEDLYKTCQYVSLHIPANDKTRKSINYDLLKQMPKNGMLVNTARKEVIDEEGLMKLMEERGDIRYVSDIAPDTRADFEAKFPERVVFTAKKMGAQTAEANINAGLAAAKQIVSFFEKGDKTFQVNK; encoded by the coding sequence ATGAAAAAAGTACTGGTTGCAACCGAAAAGCCTTTTGCGCCCGTGGCAGTGAACGGTATTAAGTCCGTTTTGGATGAAACGGGTTATGAATTGATTCTGCTGGAGAAATATACCAGCGTTGACCAGCTGAAAGAAGCTGCCGCTAAGGCTGATGCCATGATCATCCGCAGTGACAAGGCTACCCGCGAGGTCATTGAGGCTGCTCCTTCCATCAAGATCATCGTTAGGGCAGGTGCCGGTTACGACAACATCGACCTTCAGGCTTGTACCGACAAGGGCGTTGTGGCCATGAATACACCAGGTCAAAACTCCAATGCCGTGGCTGAACTGGCTTTTGGCATGATGCTTTACGCCATTCGCAATGGTTTTAATGGTGCCTCGGGAACCGAGCTCCGCGGGAAAACCCTTGGCATCCACGCCTATGGAAATGTTGGGAAATACGTGGCAATCATCGCCAAAGGTTTTGGAATGAAAATCTATGCCTTCGATCCCTTTGTAAAAAAAGAAGATATCGAAAAGGATGGGGTGAATGCAGTGAACACCATCGAAGATTTGTACAAGACCTGCCAGTATGTCTCCTTGCACATTCCGGCCAACGACAAGACCAGGAAATCCATCAATTACGACCTCCTGAAACAAATGCCCAAAAATGGCATGCTGGTCAATACTGCCCGCAAGGAAGTGATTGACGAGGAAGGCCTGATGAAGCTGATGGAAGAACGCGGCGATATCCGCTATGTGTCGGACATCGCCCCCGACACACGGGCCGATTTTGAAGCCAAATTCCCCGAAAGGGTTGTGTTTACGGCTAAGAAGATGGGCGCCCAGACTGCTGAAGCCAATATCAATGCAGGTCTGGCAGCTGCCAAGCAAATCGTGTCATTCTTTGAAAAAGGCGACAAGACCTTCCAGGTAAATAAGTAA
- a CDS encoding DUF1015 family protein produces MAIFKPFRGYRPPKEIVKGLASRPYDVLNSEEARAEAGNNPYSFLRVVKPEIELPEDIDLHSQQVYDKALENFRKFIEKGYLKQDVSRNFYVYAQTWGEKVQYGIVGCAGVEDYLNGNIKKHELTRPDKEEDRMKHVRVVNANAEPVFFTYPAVQQIDAIVAEITKNAPEYDFVADDGFGHKFWVIDDQETVQTLSELFSEVPAFYVADGHHRTAAAALVGAEHKKNNANHTGQEEYNFFMAVVFPDNQLTIIDYNRVVKDLNGQTKEEFLAKLEKYFVIANKGASEYKPEKLHEFSMYLDGDWYALEAKPGTFNDNDPIGVLDVTILSNLVLDEILGIKNLRTDKRIDFVGGIRGLGELKRRVDSGEMAVAFALYPVSMKQLLDIADTGNIMPPKTTWFEPKLRSGLVVHTLD; encoded by the coding sequence ATGGCAATTTTTAAACCTTTCCGGGGCTACCGCCCTCCAAAGGAGATCGTTAAGGGCCTGGCGTCCCGCCCTTATGATGTGCTTAACTCTGAAGAAGCACGCGCCGAAGCAGGCAACAATCCATACAGCTTTCTGCGTGTGGTGAAACCCGAAATTGAACTCCCCGAAGACATCGACCTGCATTCACAGCAGGTGTATGACAAAGCCCTTGAAAACTTCAGGAAGTTTATCGAGAAGGGCTATTTGAAGCAGGATGTTAGCCGTAACTTCTATGTATATGCCCAGACCTGGGGCGAAAAGGTCCAGTATGGCATTGTAGGCTGTGCCGGCGTTGAGGATTACCTGAACGGTAACATCAAGAAGCACGAACTGACCCGTCCCGACAAGGAGGAAGATCGTATGAAGCACGTGCGCGTGGTTAATGCCAATGCCGAGCCCGTATTTTTTACCTATCCTGCCGTGCAGCAGATCGATGCCATCGTGGCAGAGATCACCAAAAACGCTCCTGAGTATGATTTTGTGGCCGATGATGGCTTTGGCCATAAATTCTGGGTAATTGATGATCAGGAAACTGTACAGACCCTCTCGGAACTCTTTTCTGAGGTGCCTGCATTTTATGTGGCCGACGGTCACCACCGTACAGCCGCGGCCGCCTTGGTGGGCGCTGAACACAAGAAAAACAATGCCAACCATACCGGGCAGGAAGAATACAATTTCTTTATGGCCGTGGTGTTCCCCGACAACCAGCTCACCATCATCGATTACAACCGCGTTGTGAAAGACCTGAACGGGCAAACCAAAGAGGAGTTCCTCGCCAAACTCGAAAAGTATTTTGTGATCGCGAACAAGGGCGCCAGCGAATACAAACCCGAAAAACTGCACGAATTCAGCATGTATCTCGATGGGGATTGGTATGCCCTCGAGGCCAAGCCCGGCACCTTCAACGACAACGATCCAATCGGCGTACTCGATGTTACCATCCTGTCCAATCTCGTGCTTGATGAGATTCTGGGCATTAAAAACCTGCGTACCGACAAACGTATTGATTTTGTAGGCGGCATCCGCGGCCTCGGCGAACTTAAACGGCGCGTCGACAGCGGCGAAATGGCCGTGGCCTTCGCACTCTACCCAGTTAGCATGAAGCAATTGCTCGACATTGCCGATACCGGCAACATCATGCCTCCGAAAACCACCTGGTTCGAACCCAAGCTACGCAGCGGTCTGGTGGTACATACCCTTGATTAA
- a CDS encoding type B 50S ribosomal protein L31: MKKDTHPKDYRFVVFKDMSNDYAFITRSTAATKESIVWEDGKEYPLVKLEISHTSHPFYTGKQQLVDTAGRVDKFRTKYQKHLKQKEN, from the coding sequence ATGAAAAAAGATACCCATCCAAAAGATTATCGTTTTGTCGTTTTTAAAGACATGTCGAACGACTACGCCTTTATTACGCGTTCAACGGCAGCTACCAAGGAAAGCATCGTTTGGGAAGACGGCAAGGAGTATCCTCTGGTGAAACTGGAAATTTCGCATACCTCGCATCCTTTTTATACTGGCAAGCAGCAGCTGGTGGATACCGCAGGCCGTGTGGATAAGTTCCGTACCAAATACCAGAAGCATCTCAAGCAGAAAGAAAACTAG
- a CDS encoding GlmU family protein, with product MNYILFGDQTREHLLPFTFLRPLADIRVGILTIREKWERHLGAKTSTLTEEYLSGKYPLVKEKDNVLINSSVLPDAQLVKEIGKLKPNQTLVIGDTLIAHRLRDVDIDNLDAEVLEKVSPMETKAEVKKLTNLWDIVVLNEQAIADDFALITKGRKSQALGEHVRVIAPEQVFVEEGAVLEMAFINASEGPVYVGKNAQVMDGAILRGPVAVGEGSKIRMGAKIYPGSSIGPYCKIGGEMSHSVIFGYTNKAHDGYLGHSVIGEWCNLGADTNASNLKNNYDEVRLWDYAEHSFVNTGLQFCGTFMGDHSKCGINTMFNTGTVVGINAQIFGAGFMRNFIPSFSWGSVAGFSNVDINKAVQVAQRVFARKGLEFGEQDEQILRNVYNQSFNYRRL from the coding sequence ATGAATTATATCCTCTTTGGTGACCAAACCAGGGAACACCTGTTACCCTTTACCTTTTTGCGCCCCCTGGCAGATATCAGGGTGGGAATCCTGACCATTCGCGAGAAATGGGAAAGGCATCTCGGGGCGAAAACCTCTACCCTGACCGAGGAATATCTAAGCGGTAAATACCCACTTGTAAAGGAAAAGGACAATGTGCTGATCAATTCCAGTGTGCTGCCTGATGCGCAACTGGTGAAGGAGATCGGCAAACTGAAACCCAACCAGACCCTGGTCATTGGAGATACACTCATCGCCCACCGTTTGCGGGATGTGGACATCGACAACCTGGATGCCGAGGTGCTGGAAAAAGTCAGCCCTATGGAGACCAAGGCCGAGGTAAAAAAACTGACTAACCTTTGGGACATTGTAGTGCTCAACGAACAGGCCATTGCCGACGACTTTGCCCTGATCACCAAAGGGCGTAAGAGCCAAGCACTGGGTGAGCACGTGCGCGTTATCGCCCCCGAACAGGTCTTCGTGGAAGAAGGTGCAGTGCTTGAGATGGCTTTTATCAATGCCTCGGAAGGCCCTGTTTATGTTGGTAAGAATGCCCAGGTCATGGACGGTGCTATCCTCAGGGGACCGGTAGCCGTGGGCGAAGGCTCGAAGATTAGAATGGGGGCCAAGATTTATCCTGGATCTTCCATTGGCCCCTATTGTAAAATAGGAGGCGAGATGAGCCATTCAGTCATCTTTGGATATACCAATAAAGCTCACGATGGCTATCTTGGCCATAGTGTGATAGGCGAGTGGTGCAACCTGGGTGCCGATACCAATGCATCGAACCTGAAAAACAATTATGACGAGGTGCGCTTATGGGATTATGCCGAGCACAGCTTCGTGAACACTGGCCTGCAGTTTTGCGGCACCTTTATGGGCGACCACTCTAAATGCGGCATCAATACCATGTTCAACACCGGTACGGTGGTGGGCATCAACGCCCAGATCTTTGGGGCTGGGTTTATGCGTAACTTTATCCCTTCGTTCTCTTGGGGCAGCGTGGCGGGCTTCAGCAATGTCGATATAAACAAAGCAGTACAGGTTGCTCAAAGGGTGTTTGCCCGCAAAGGCCTTGAATTTGGCGAGCAGGACGAACAAATCCTGCGCAATGTTTACAATCAATCGTTTAATTACCGCAGGTTGTAG